A window of the Cicer arietinum cultivar CDC Frontier isolate Library 1 chromosome 6, Cicar.CDCFrontier_v2.0, whole genome shotgun sequence genome harbors these coding sequences:
- the LOC101489533 gene encoding serine/threonine-protein kinase SAPK7 isoform X1, protein MENYEEVKNIGDGNFAIVKLLRHKETKALFAVKYISRDQTIDERVEREIINHRSLHHPNIIQFKEVILTPTHIAIVMEYAANGDLFDYVCNQGKLSEDEARYFFQQLISGVSHCHDMEICHRDLKFENTLLDGRRIKICDFGYSKSRLLHSRPNSRIGTLSYIAPEIFSCKEYDGKLADVWSCGVILYIMLVGELPFGDQKDLKNPQKTVNQIMLAQYKIPNTIHISQDCRNLISRIFVANPVKRITMREIKSHAWFLKDLPKESTKGGQDVYYSSLQTIEEIMNILDEAKNLPETSSRDQLEDLAEALKKM, encoded by the exons ATGGAGAATTATGAGGAAGTGAAGAATATTGGGGATGGAAATTTTGCAATTGTAAAGCTTTTACGCCACAAAGAGACTAAAGCCCTCTTTGCCGTCAAATACATCTCAAGAGATCAAACG aTTGATGAAAGGGTGGAAAGGGAAATCATAAACCATAGATCTCTTCATCATCCAAATATTATTCAGTTCAAGGAG gtgattttgaCTCCAACACATATTGCAATAGTTATGGAGTATGCAGCTAATggtgatttatttgattatgtttgtaATCAGGGTAAATTAAGTGAAGATGAG GCTCGGTATTTCTTCCAACAACTCATTTCAGGGGTTAGTCATTGTCATGAcatg GAAATATGTCACCGAGACTTAAAGTTTGAGAACACATTATTGGATGGAAGGCGTATTAAAATTTGTGATTTTGGCTATTCTAAG tcaCGTCTACTACATTCGAGGCCCAATTCAAGGATAGGAACTCTATCCTATATTGCACCAGAGATTTTTTCTTGTAAGGAATACGATGGAAag TTAGCAGATGTTTGGTCATGTGGAGTGATACTTTATATAATGCTAGTGGGAGAATTGCCATTTGGGGACCAAAAGGATTTGAAAAATCCCCAGAAAACCGTAAAT CAAATTATGCTTGCTCAATACAAGATTCCAAACACCATTCATATATCTCAAGATTGTAGAAATCTAATATCTCGCATTTTTGTGGCAAATCCGGTGAAA AGAATCACCATGAGAGAAATTAAGTCCCACGCATGGTTTTTAAAGGACTTGCCTAAGGAATCAACAAAAGGGGGTCAAGATGTGTACTACTCTTCTCTTCAAACTATAGAAGAGATTATGAACATTCTTGATGAGGCTAAAAATCTACCAGAAACTTCTAGTAGAGATCAATTGGAGGATTTAGCTGAGGCTTTAAAGAAGATGTAA
- the LOC101493759 gene encoding uncharacterized protein has translation MASNSCTNFYNFLTQELNELHQSFYSHNNNFMSIQFISNVLSSLQSFHSQLTLLVQNLSLPVGGKWLDEYMDESSRLWDICHVLKSSISGIENYSSSGSNIATSLDGYHHLNPELSHQVIRTINISQREILGLEEENKSLMETRIHSLSQCLNQNISLESKLNEFNGFRGVLYAMKRVSSLLLMILLSGVTYCWSSSCFDHQGYEGNIAFGSSFTVSMARLQQKVGKEIEKINGLPGILFLEFQQAKIAMEELKVVLERTIVYETQYEIQVKVENFKSCFELLKCGVENLTGKVDDLFDEIVEGRKKILDMCSHK, from the exons ATGGCTTCTAATTCATGCACCAATTTCTATAACTTCCTTACTCAAGAACTCAATGAGCTTCACCAATCCTTCTACTCACATAATAATAACTTCATGTCAATCCAATTCATTTCAAATGTGCTCTCATCTCTACAATCTTTCCATTCCCAATTGACCCTTTTGGTACAAAACCTTAGTTTGCCAGTTGGAGGAAAATGGTTGGATGAATACATGGATGAAAGTTCAAGGCTTTGGGATATTTGTCATGTGCTCAAATCTTCTATTTCTGGAATAGAGAACTATTCTTCATCTGGCTCTAATATAGCTACTTCATTAGATGGTTACCATCATTTGAATCCAGAGCTTTCACATCAG GTTATTAGAACAATAAATATTAGTCAAAGGGAGATTCTAGGATTGGAAGAGGAAAATAAAAGTCTAATGGAAACAAGAATTCATTCATTATCTCAATGTCTAAATCAAAACATCTCTTTAGAATCAAAGTTAAACGAATTCAATGGCTTTCGAGGCGTTCTTTATGCAATGAAAAGAGTTAGTTCATTACTACTAATGATTTTGCTAAGTGGAGTTACATATTGTTGGTCTTCCTCATGCTTTGATCATCAAGGATATGAAGGAAACATTGCTTTTGGATCAAGTTTTACGGTTTCAATGGCAAGATTGCAACAGAAAGTTGGAAAGGAGATAGAAAAGATTAATGGGCTGCCAGGGATTTTGTTCCTTGAATTCCAACAAGCAAAGATTGCTATGGAGGAATTGAAGGTGGTGTTGGAGAGAACAATAGTTTATGAAACACAGTATGAGATACAAGTAAAAGTTGAGAACTTTAAAAGTTgctttgaattgttgaaatgtGGTGTTGAGAATCTAACAGGGAAAGTTGATGATTTGTTTGATGAAATTGTAGAAGGAAGAAAGAAGATTTTGGATATGTGCAGTCATAAATAA
- the LOC101489533 gene encoding serine/threonine-protein kinase SAPK7 isoform X2, whose protein sequence is MENYEEVKNIGDGNFAIVKLLRHKETKALFAVKYISRDQTVILTPTHIAIVMEYAANGDLFDYVCNQGKLSEDEARYFFQQLISGVSHCHDMEICHRDLKFENTLLDGRRIKICDFGYSKSRLLHSRPNSRIGTLSYIAPEIFSCKEYDGKLADVWSCGVILYIMLVGELPFGDQKDLKNPQKTVNQIMLAQYKIPNTIHISQDCRNLISRIFVANPVKRITMREIKSHAWFLKDLPKESTKGGQDVYYSSLQTIEEIMNILDEAKNLPETSSRDQLEDLAEALKKM, encoded by the exons ATGGAGAATTATGAGGAAGTGAAGAATATTGGGGATGGAAATTTTGCAATTGTAAAGCTTTTACGCCACAAAGAGACTAAAGCCCTCTTTGCCGTCAAATACATCTCAAGAGATCAAACG gtgattttgaCTCCAACACATATTGCAATAGTTATGGAGTATGCAGCTAATggtgatttatttgattatgtttgtaATCAGGGTAAATTAAGTGAAGATGAG GCTCGGTATTTCTTCCAACAACTCATTTCAGGGGTTAGTCATTGTCATGAcatg GAAATATGTCACCGAGACTTAAAGTTTGAGAACACATTATTGGATGGAAGGCGTATTAAAATTTGTGATTTTGGCTATTCTAAG tcaCGTCTACTACATTCGAGGCCCAATTCAAGGATAGGAACTCTATCCTATATTGCACCAGAGATTTTTTCTTGTAAGGAATACGATGGAAag TTAGCAGATGTTTGGTCATGTGGAGTGATACTTTATATAATGCTAGTGGGAGAATTGCCATTTGGGGACCAAAAGGATTTGAAAAATCCCCAGAAAACCGTAAAT CAAATTATGCTTGCTCAATACAAGATTCCAAACACCATTCATATATCTCAAGATTGTAGAAATCTAATATCTCGCATTTTTGTGGCAAATCCGGTGAAA AGAATCACCATGAGAGAAATTAAGTCCCACGCATGGTTTTTAAAGGACTTGCCTAAGGAATCAACAAAAGGGGGTCAAGATGTGTACTACTCTTCTCTTCAAACTATAGAAGAGATTATGAACATTCTTGATGAGGCTAAAAATCTACCAGAAACTTCTAGTAGAGATCAATTGGAGGATTTAGCTGAGGCTTTAAAGAAGATGTAA